The following proteins are co-located in the Agromyces laixinhei genome:
- a CDS encoding response regulator: MITLLLVDDHPVVRDGLRGMFSADPRFEVVGEAGDGGEAIGSAEQLRPDVILMDLRMPRTDGVSAIRELAKRGISSRVLVLTTYDTDSDVLPAIEAGATGYLLKDAPKDELFRAVEAAAQGMSTLSPAVATRLLGQMRQPAEEPLSQRELEVLDLIAKGSTNREAAKQLFISEATVKTHLLHAYAKLGVNDRAAAVATAYSRGYLKS; this comes from the coding sequence ATGATCACCCTGTTGCTCGTGGACGACCACCCCGTCGTCAGAGATGGCCTGCGCGGCATGTTCAGCGCCGATCCGCGCTTCGAGGTCGTCGGCGAGGCCGGCGACGGCGGCGAGGCGATCGGCTCGGCCGAACAATTGCGGCCCGACGTCATCCTCATGGACCTGCGGATGCCGAGGACCGACGGGGTCTCGGCCATCAGGGAGCTTGCGAAGCGCGGGATCTCCTCTCGAGTGCTCGTGCTCACCACCTACGACACCGACAGCGACGTGCTTCCTGCCATCGAGGCGGGAGCGACCGGCTACCTGCTCAAGGATGCCCCCAAAGACGAGTTGTTCCGTGCGGTCGAAGCAGCAGCACAGGGCATGTCGACGCTCTCGCCCGCCGTCGCCACCAGATTGCTCGGCCAGATGCGACAGCCCGCCGAGGAGCCGCTCTCGCAACGAGAGCTCGAGGTGCTCGACCTGATCGCCAAGGGCAGCACGAATCGCGAGGCGGCGAAGCAGCTGTTCATCAGCGAGGCTACGGTGAAGACCCATCTGCTGCACGCCTACGCGAAGCTCGGCGTCAACGACCGGGCGGCTGCGGTGGCGACCGCGTATTCCCGGGGCTATCTGAAGTCCTGA
- a CDS encoding sensor histidine kinase, with product MSIEAELREETDRWERRERLVYRAIPVVLLVLITGITLMQPLDGGEVDRATTLVVVAAAATWLALLYVAPERWRARQSLMIAHFVVLMAISALLISLAPWYGSFAFVGYLHAAVYLRGVWRYLGVGATAMIMAGSYLGGYRFDEAEFVWAWLVLSLIGGGIGGVFVYFTALSERRNQQQRRAMVELHAANQRLEDALAENAGLHAQLLKQAREAGVLDERQRMAREIHDTLAQSLAGVLTQLQAAEQTLGGTSTAQRHVETAVEMARTSLAEARRTVHAVEPELLAHARLPDAISDVAGRWSEANRIDAVLTTTGDPRPMHAEVEVTLLRTAQEALANVAKHADAEQVRLTLSYMPDVVTLDVRDDGVGFDPDAKRETGAVSGGFGLAGMRQRVQRLAGSLAIESEQGEGTAISASVPAIPVRSET from the coding sequence GTGAGCATCGAAGCGGAGCTCCGTGAGGAGACGGACCGCTGGGAGCGCCGGGAGCGCCTGGTGTACCGCGCGATCCCCGTGGTGCTGCTCGTATTGATCACTGGCATCACGCTGATGCAGCCGTTGGACGGCGGAGAGGTCGACCGGGCGACGACGCTCGTCGTCGTCGCCGCGGCGGCGACATGGCTGGCTCTCCTGTACGTCGCGCCGGAGCGATGGCGTGCCCGACAGTCTCTGATGATCGCGCACTTCGTCGTGCTGATGGCGATCAGTGCGTTGCTCATTTCGCTCGCTCCCTGGTACGGGAGTTTCGCGTTCGTCGGCTATCTGCACGCTGCCGTCTACCTGCGCGGCGTCTGGCGCTATCTCGGTGTCGGGGCGACGGCGATGATCATGGCGGGGTCGTACCTCGGGGGCTACCGGTTCGATGAGGCGGAGTTCGTTTGGGCATGGCTCGTGCTCAGCCTGATCGGCGGCGGTATCGGTGGCGTGTTCGTCTACTTCACCGCCCTGAGCGAGCGTCGCAACCAACAGCAGCGACGCGCGATGGTCGAGTTGCACGCGGCGAATCAGAGACTCGAAGACGCGCTGGCCGAGAACGCCGGCCTGCACGCGCAATTGCTGAAGCAGGCGCGCGAGGCCGGCGTGCTCGACGAACGGCAGCGCATGGCGCGTGAGATCCACGACACCCTCGCGCAGAGCCTCGCCGGGGTGCTGACGCAGCTGCAAGCGGCCGAGCAGACGCTCGGCGGCACGTCGACCGCGCAGCGTCATGTCGAGACCGCGGTGGAGATGGCGCGCACGAGCCTCGCCGAGGCACGCCGGACCGTGCACGCGGTCGAACCGGAGCTGCTCGCGCATGCGAGGTTGCCCGACGCCATCAGCGACGTCGCAGGCCGGTGGTCGGAGGCGAACCGCATCGATGCGGTGCTCACCACGACCGGTGACCCGCGCCCGATGCATGCCGAAGTCGAGGTGACGCTGCTGCGCACCGCCCAGGAGGCGCTCGCGAATGTGGCAAAGCATGCCGACGCAGAACAGGTGCGGCTCACGCTCTCGTACATGCCGGACGTCGTGACGCTCGACGTGCGTGATGACGGAGTCGGGTTCGACCCTGATGCCAAGCGCGAAACCGGGGCGGTCAGCGGCGGCTTCGGGCTCGCCGGTATGCGTCAGCGTGTCCAGCGCTTGGCGGGCAGCCTTGCCATCGAGTCGGAGCAGGGCGAAGGCACGGCGATCTCGGCATCGGTGCCCGCCATCCCGGTGAGGAGCGAGACATGA
- a CDS encoding ABC transporter permease, whose translation MTALTKLTTTETKLFFRDPMNVGVGLGLAPVLLIALGLIPSFREPSADLGGLRVIDLYVPIAVALAIATFALTILPQLTAGYRAKGVLRRMRTTPITPATLLGAQLLMCTAMTVGLMVALLAIARLAFAAPVPQNVLGYLVSFVLATAATGAVGLIVAALAPSSMSASGIGMVLFFPMLFFAGLWIPREKMNAVLLTISDFSPLGAGVASLQDAAAGDWPQLLHLAVMLGWTIVAGALAARFFRWE comes from the coding sequence ATGACCGCACTGACCAAGCTCACGACCACCGAGACGAAGCTGTTCTTCCGCGACCCGATGAACGTCGGGGTCGGGCTTGGACTTGCTCCGGTTCTGCTGATCGCCCTCGGACTCATCCCGAGCTTCCGCGAGCCATCTGCCGATCTCGGCGGACTTCGCGTGATCGACCTCTACGTGCCCATCGCCGTGGCGCTGGCCATCGCGACGTTCGCGCTCACGATCCTGCCGCAGCTGACTGCCGGCTATCGCGCGAAGGGCGTGCTGCGTCGGATGCGCACGACGCCCATCACCCCCGCGACGTTGCTGGGGGCGCAGCTGCTGATGTGCACCGCGATGACCGTGGGGCTGATGGTGGCACTGCTCGCCATCGCCCGCCTGGCCTTCGCCGCGCCAGTGCCACAGAACGTACTCGGCTACCTCGTCTCGTTCGTTCTCGCCACTGCGGCAACGGGCGCGGTCGGCCTCATCGTGGCCGCGTTGGCTCCGAGCTCGATGAGCGCCAGCGGCATCGGAATGGTGCTGTTCTTCCCGATGCTGTTCTTCGCGGGCCTCTGGATCCCACGCGAGAAGATGAACGCAGTCCTGCTCACGATCAGCGACTTCAGCCCACTGGGTGCAGGCGTGGCATCATTGCAGGATGCCGCTGCGGGCGACTGGCCGCAGTTGCTGCACTTGGCCGTGATGCTCGGGTGGACGATCGTCGCAGGCGCACTGGCGGCAAGGTTCTTCCGTTGGGAGTAG
- a CDS encoding ABC transporter ATP-binding protein yields MEKIIEVNDLVKRYGGKTTVDGVSFSVGEGEIFGILGPNGAGKTTTVECIQGLRKPDGGSIRVAGLDPQREERELKELLGAQLQETELPDLLKVREAMELYSSFYRDPVDWRELIDDLGLADKLETQFRRLSGGQKQRLSIALAVVGNPRIAVLDELTTGLDPQARRDTWDLIERIRDRGVTIVLVTHFMEEAERLCDRLALIDSGRVVAVDTPAGFVAKVDDRQRLRFRPSAPLDHGLLAGLPEVTNVERAGSQLVVTGTGNLLHAVTTLLAQQQVIAGDLRLEQTTLDDAFVALTGRSLDK; encoded by the coding sequence ATGGAGAAGATCATCGAAGTGAACGACCTCGTGAAGAGGTACGGGGGCAAGACCACCGTCGACGGCGTCAGCTTCAGCGTCGGGGAGGGCGAGATCTTCGGCATCCTCGGCCCCAACGGCGCCGGCAAGACCACGACCGTCGAGTGTATCCAGGGCCTGCGCAAGCCCGACGGCGGTTCGATCCGCGTCGCCGGTCTCGATCCCCAGCGCGAAGAGCGCGAGCTGAAGGAACTGCTCGGCGCGCAGCTCCAGGAGACCGAGCTTCCCGACCTGCTGAAGGTACGCGAGGCGATGGAACTCTACAGCTCGTTCTATCGCGATCCCGTCGACTGGCGTGAGCTCATCGATGACCTCGGGCTCGCCGACAAGCTCGAAACGCAGTTCCGCCGACTCTCCGGCGGTCAGAAGCAGCGGCTGTCGATCGCGCTCGCGGTGGTCGGCAATCCCAGGATCGCGGTGCTCGACGAGCTCACCACCGGTCTCGACCCGCAGGCTCGCCGCGACACCTGGGACCTGATCGAGCGAATCCGCGATCGCGGCGTCACCATCGTGCTCGTGACCCACTTCATGGAGGAGGCGGAGCGGCTCTGCGATCGCCTCGCACTGATCGACTCCGGGCGCGTCGTCGCGGTCGACACCCCCGCCGGTTTCGTCGCGAAGGTCGACGACCGCCAGCGCCTGCGCTTCCGCCCGTCTGCGCCGCTCGACCACGGCCTGCTCGCCGGGCTGCCCGAGGTCACGAATGTCGAACGGGCGGGCAGCCAGCTCGTCGTGACCGGCACCGGAAACCTCCTCCACGCCGTCACCACGCTGCTGGCACAGCAGCAGGTGATCGCCGGCGACCTGCGATTGGAGCAGACCACCCTCGACGACGCGTTCGTCGCCCTGACCGGCCGATCCCTGGACAAGTGA
- a CDS encoding acyltransferase family protein gives MTYSTPTHGTATARIHGLDTLRATALALGIVLHALMPFLPGIPWLFSDSRSSPIAHITVDWIHLFRMVLFMTLAGFFGRMVLHRRRAGPYVRDRLLRIGLPAIAFWPVAVASIGVVIGIGAALRGQAPEQAPEAATATTPDGVPEVLLLFSPAHLWFLWVLVECVLITVVLRAIALRLLGRERSGRIASRIGGLLAAPGGIVLAAIPYLACLLMQGTTVGGIREPYTILPSVTALTAYLGAFLVGWFLHAQAGSLHRIARGWPAQLAAAVVLAVAVQVLPAEQTPLLLHASLMALAGWTWTFALIGLCVRFLQRESRLMRYLADASYWSYLLHLPIVIAVGLALADLDWPILVKLAITFTVTAVLLLGSYDLFVRSTWIGKWLNGHRHPRALAPRRPTSAKASERVG, from the coding sequence ATGACCTATTCCACACCCACTCACGGCACGGCGACCGCGCGCATCCACGGACTCGACACGCTGCGCGCGACCGCGCTCGCCCTCGGCATCGTGCTGCACGCGCTGATGCCCTTCCTGCCGGGCATACCCTGGCTATTCTCCGACTCGCGTTCGAGCCCGATCGCCCATATCACCGTCGACTGGATCCACCTGTTCCGCATGGTGCTGTTCATGACGCTCGCCGGCTTCTTCGGCCGCATGGTGCTGCATCGGCGCCGGGCCGGCCCCTATGTCAGAGACCGGCTGCTGCGCATCGGGCTGCCCGCCATCGCGTTCTGGCCCGTCGCTGTCGCTTCCATCGGCGTCGTCATCGGCATCGGTGCTGCGCTGCGCGGCCAGGCACCGGAGCAAGCGCCGGAGGCGGCGACGGCGACGACGCCAGACGGTGTACCGGAGGTTCTCCTGTTGTTCTCGCCTGCGCATCTCTGGTTCCTGTGGGTGCTGGTCGAGTGCGTCCTGATCACGGTGGTGCTGCGCGCCATCGCCCTGCGGCTGCTCGGCCGCGAGCGCAGCGGGCGCATCGCGTCGCGTATCGGCGGCCTGCTCGCGGCACCCGGCGGCATCGTGCTCGCAGCCATCCCATATCTCGCCTGCCTGCTGATGCAGGGCACGACCGTGGGCGGCATCCGCGAGCCCTACACGATCCTGCCCTCGGTGACGGCGCTGACCGCGTACCTTGGTGCCTTCCTCGTCGGCTGGTTCCTGCACGCGCAGGCGGGTTCGCTGCACCGGATCGCGCGTGGATGGCCCGCGCAGCTCGCGGCAGCGGTCGTGCTCGCCGTCGCCGTGCAGGTGCTGCCGGCCGAGCAGACCCCGCTGCTGCTGCACGCCTCGCTCATGGCGCTCGCCGGGTGGACCTGGACCTTCGCGCTGATCGGCCTGTGCGTGCGCTTCCTGCAGCGCGAGAGTCGGCTCATGCGGTACCTGGCAGACGCGTCCTATTGGAGCTACCTGCTGCACCTGCCCATCGTGATCGCGGTCGGGCTCGCGCTCGCCGACCTGGACTGGCCGATCCTCGTCAAGCTCGCCATCACGTTCACGGTCACGGCGGTGTTGCTGCTCGGCAGCTACGACCTGTTCGTGCGAAGCACCTGGATCGGCAAGTGGCTGAACGGCCATCGTCACCCGCGGGCGCTCGCGCCGCGACGCCCGACATCCGCCAAGGCGTCGGAGCGCGTGGGTTGA
- a CDS encoding multicopper oxidase family protein: MYRFEATDAGTYWYHSHQVSHEQVLRGLLGAIVIEPATAPPDAADIDVTALLHVYGGQHTLNGAVADEHVDASPGATVRVRVINTDQGTAAVWSATPFRVVAIDGHEVNEPPDVDGRRVLIPAGGRADVSVQAPADGDAVRLRVGGARSVVIGEPGASAPPDPRQPSTTLDLLAYGTPMPLSFDASDPDRSYDYVIARRFGIIDGRPGNFWTINARMFPDVPMFGVTEGDVVVMHLRNDSGDVHPMHLHGHHVVVLSRDGVAASGSPWVVDSLDVHPGESYDIAFVADNPGIWSDHCHTLPHAVDGLVAHVMYDGVTTPFTINGDAGSQPE; the protein is encoded by the coding sequence GTGTACCGATTCGAGGCGACGGATGCCGGCACGTACTGGTATCACTCGCACCAGGTGTCGCACGAGCAGGTGCTGCGCGGGCTGCTCGGTGCGATCGTGATCGAGCCGGCGACGGCCCCGCCTGACGCGGCCGACATCGATGTCACCGCCCTGCTTCACGTGTACGGCGGACAGCACACGCTGAACGGTGCCGTTGCCGACGAGCACGTCGACGCCTCGCCCGGCGCGACGGTGCGCGTGCGCGTGATCAACACCGATCAGGGCACGGCCGCCGTGTGGTCGGCGACCCCGTTCCGTGTCGTCGCGATCGACGGCCACGAGGTGAACGAGCCGCCGGACGTCGATGGCCGCCGAGTGCTCATCCCCGCCGGCGGGCGAGCGGATGTCTCGGTGCAGGCGCCTGCCGACGGCGATGCCGTGCGGCTCCGGGTCGGCGGCGCCCGCAGCGTCGTGATCGGCGAGCCCGGGGCATCCGCGCCGCCCGACCCTCGCCAGCCCTCGACGACGCTCGACCTGCTCGCCTATGGCACCCCGATGCCGCTCTCGTTCGATGCCTCGGATCCCGACCGCTCGTACGACTACGTCATCGCCCGCCGTTTCGGCATCATCGACGGGCGGCCCGGGAACTTCTGGACGATCAACGCGCGCATGTTCCCCGATGTGCCGATGTTCGGCGTGACCGAAGGCGACGTCGTCGTGATGCACCTGCGAAACGACTCGGGCGACGTGCATCCGATGCACCTCCACGGCCACCATGTCGTCGTGCTCTCACGCGACGGGGTGGCGGCTTCGGGCAGCCCGTGGGTCGTCGACTCGCTCGACGTGCACCCCGGCGAGTCGTACGACATCGCGTTCGTCGCTGACAATCCCGGCATCTGGAGCGACCACTGCCACACTCTGCCGCACGCGGTCGACGGGCTCGTCGCCCATGTCATGTACGACGGCGTCAC